A genome region from Cryptococcus neoformans var. neoformans B-3501A chromosome 8, whole genome shotgun sequence includes the following:
- a CDS encoding hypothetical protein (Match to EST gb|CF185124.1|CF185124; HMMPfam hit to polyprenyl_synt, Polyprenyl synthetase, score: 156.0, E(): 8.3e-44) → MDYSNLRQTIADPKWSESQENILMEPYIYISQNPGKEIRSKLIDAFNQWLEVDKDDLKVITKVVRMLHNASLLMDDVEDNSELRRGLPVAHTIYGVPQTINAANYVYFLAFQELLQLRSGVMGKGKDKEVDLVAAVNEELLQLHRGQGMDLFWRDSLTCPTEKEYIDMVLGKAGGLLRLAVKLMMAKSDSNVDYVPLVNLISVWFQIRDDYMNLQSPAYKSNKGFCEDLTEGKFSFPVVHGVRADTSNRQILNVLQKRTSSIDLKQHIVDYLSNHTKSFHYTRKVLTELEVQIMEEIKALGGNQRLENVVLALSLEESEEHL, encoded by the exons ATGGACTATTCAAACCTCCGTCAAACAATCGCCGACCCAAAATGGTCGGAATCACAGGAGAAC ATATTGATGGAACCTTATATATACATATCCCAAAATCCTGGCAAAGAAATACGATCAAAACTTATTGACGCTTTCAATCAGTGGTTAGAGGTTGATAAGGATGATTTAAAGGTAATCACAAAGGTTGTGAGAATGCTGCACAATGCTAGTCTTTT AATGGATGACGTGGAAGACAACTCGGAACTAAGAAGAGGTCTTCCCGTTGCTCATACCATCTACGGCGTTCCCCAAACCATTAACGCGGCCAATTACGTTTATTTCCTCGCTTTTCAAGAACTTCTTCAGCTACGATCGGGAgtgatggggaagggaaaagataaagaagtCGACCTGGTGGCTGCTGTCAATG AGGAACTGTTGCAATTGCATCGAGGCCAAGGGATGGATTTGTTCTGGCGAGATAGCCTGACATGTCCGACAGAGAAGGAGTATATTGACATGGTCCTTGGGA AGGCTGGAGGACTCTTGCGGTTAGCGGTGAAGCTCATGATGGCGAAATCGGACTCTAACGT AGACTATGTGCCGCTAGTCAACCTCATCTCGGTGTGGTTCCAAATTCGAGATGACTATATGAACCTCCAGTCACCCGCC TACAAGAGCAACAAGGGTTTCTGTGAAGATTTGACGGAAGGAAAATTCAGTTTTCCTGTGGTGCACGGCGTTAGGGCAGATACTTCCAACCGGCAGATCTTAA ATGTGCTCCAGAAGCGGACGTCATCAATCGACCTTAAACAACACATCGTCGACTATCTTAGCAACCATACCAAATCATTTCATTATACCCGCAAGGTGTTGACAGAGCTCGAGGTTCAGATTATGGAGGAAATCAAAGCGCTGGGAGGCAATCAGAGGCTGGAGAATGTGGTGCTGGCGTTGAGtttggaagagagtgaggagCATCTTTGA